TGGTGTCAGCGCCATCAATGAGCCACATTTTAACGAAAAAGGGGCTTATGCAGAGCTCAAAGCTGATAATAGCCATGCTAAAGTAGCACTAGCTGGCGTCATGCTGGGCAAGTTGTATCTAATGCTCAATAAGATTATCCATGATAAGCATATTGAGCTGTCACGCTTTGCGTTACCAGTTAAAGCCGGGGTTAGCGACAGCGCTCAGGCCGATGCCATGACCCAACTGCTTGAAAGTGTGGGCAAAAAAGAGCAAATGCTCATCTTGTTGCCTAATTCTGGACTCAAGCAAATAGGTAACCACGTTCAAGTACAAAGCCTAAAGCGCCCGACAACTGTCTATGAGCGTGAGTGTGCGGTATTTGATGGTGGTAATGATGCTATGATTCAGCGACTGGCTGATGTCCGGAATGCGGTGCTAATGACCGAAAGTGACAACCAGTAAATAATCCTATAGCCACCCCCATAATTAAGACTAAAATTGAGATTGTCATAAAAAGGTTGACAAGGCTTTATAGAGACTCTATAAGGCATATATATAAAGACGTATTTTTACACCTTTGCCTAAATAACAGGAGTTTGTCATGAGTGACGCTGATATTGATGATGATTTTGATGGTGACTTTGTTGATGATGATGACGCCAAAATGGTAGAAGAGGCAGAAACGAGCGTGCGTACACGTTTAAGTAGCCTTGAGAAACGACGTTTGATTGATAATTTATTAGAAGAGAAGCGTTTGGCGAAAGAATTAAAAGATGAGCTAGACGATTTAGATGATTTTGATGCTGATGGCGATGATTGGGATGATGACGATATCTAAGTCTTAAGATGATACTTAAGTGTTAGACCAATGTTGACCATGCGCTCAACAGAGCGTCATTACTGAACTGTGCTAAGCTTGTTAGACTCCGTGGTTAATTTTCAATGAGTGTTGGTTCTTAATGGTAGCCTTATAACAACCACTGTCTTAACAGTATTATTTAATGTCATCTGTTTAATCAAAATAACTTTTATTAGTATACTATTTACCATATTGCATTTAACAGATAGTCTGTTGCGCACGACGCAAGCTATCGACCAAGGACAAGTGACCCATGAGCAACCCGCTGAGCTTTGACGAATTACTGGATTTTTTAGACAACCAAGAGAGCCCGTTTGTGCTCGATAGTGTCGCGACTCACGGTTTTTTGACCGCTACTATCATTGGGCGACCACTACCAAATTGGATAGATGCGTTGTTTGAAGGCCATGTAAAAGAAATTCCAGAAAATGTCATCGATGGTATTCACCGCTGGCGTGCCTTCATTATGGATGAGCTCAAAAATGAGAAGCCCATCGAGCTACCATTTGGTGAAGACGCCGGCGATGAAGAAATCGCAGTCGATTTTTCTGATGAGTCAGATATTGTAGCGTGGTCGATTGGGTTTGTGGATGTTATGTATGGCGATGACGCTAGCGACTGGTTCGAAGCTGAAGATACTGCCGAAGACGTTGCCATACTAACCTTGCCAATGATTGTACTCAGTGGCATTGATGATGAAGATCCAGAGTTGGCAGAAATGCGTGCTGATCAAGATAAACTGGCACAAATGGCCAATAGTATCGAAGGTAATTTAACCGAGCTGTTTTTATTGTTCCATACTAATGACTAGTATCAAAGATTACTGTTGTCTCTAATCGTTATCTTTGAACCCTAAATATCACTGATAAGGTAATACCATGACCGTGCAACTGTCTAATCTTGAACACTTACCCAATTATCAAATCACTGAGCGTTTGGATGTGGTCTATGGTAGCACCGTGCGCTCAAAGCATGTCGGTAAGGACTTGTTTGCTGGTCTAAAAAACATTGTCGGCGGGGAGCTGACCGCCTATACCGAACTGTTAGAAGAATCGCGACAAGAAGCGATAGACCGGATGATCATAAAGGCGGAGTCCTTGGGCGCTGATGCCGTGGTTGGCCTGCGCTTTTCGACTTCTAGTATTGCTCAAGGTGCCTCTGAGCTTTTTGTCTATGGCACCGCGGTCAAGGTTGTACGGATGCAAGACCACTCTTTTCAAAATCAACCACCCACTGCGCCATATGAACAACAACAGAGTCAAACGCCAACGCCAGCCGCAGATCTGCCGCGCTTCAATCCCTTTGGCTAAGTTTTTTATGATAAGAGACCTGCCATGAATAACTCTATAACCCAAATGCTGTTTAACTATGCGCCGCTCATTATATTATTTGTGGTCGGTTGGTTTTTTGGCGCGCGGCATGAGCGTCAACATCTGGCGCAGTTGAGTATTTCAGAAAAAGAGCTCAACCATATTATCGTCTCTACCGAGCGCTTTTATCGACCGACCCTGCCGGCTAATAGCCAAGGTGAGCTGGTAATCGGTAGCGTGGTTATCGCCCAAGATTATTTTAAAATGGTGATTGCACGAGTGCTTAGCTTATTTGGCAAAAATCTAACCACATATGAGACCCTGCTGGATCGAGCACGGCGCGAAGCATTGGTACGTATGCGCACGCAAGCTCATATGAAAGGCTACAGCCATATTTATGGTTTGCGTTTAGAGGTCAGTAATATTAACCAGATGGGTAGCATGGTAGAAGCCATCGCTTATGGTACGGCGGTAATAAACATCGAAAAAGCTAAATAGCCTTCAGGTATCGCCTAAAATCAAGCAAGTATTCTAGAAAATATGAGGCATATCAGCAAGACACGCATTAACCGATAATCTCTGGGAGTCGCTACAAGTGACTGTGAAGGACCATGGTTGCTATCTGCTATGTCACTAGCATGCAAGTGGAGCTAGGCTTGGTGAGTATAGAGCAATTAGACGAAGCTGTGACGCAGCAA
The sequence above is a segment of the Psychrobacter sp. PL19 genome. Coding sequences within it:
- a CDS encoding PA3496 family putative envelope integrity protein, whose amino-acid sequence is MSDADIDDDFDGDFVDDDDAKMVEEAETSVRTRLSSLEKRRLIDNLLEEKRLAKELKDELDDLDDFDADGDDWDDDDI
- a CDS encoding UPF0149 family protein, with protein sequence MSNPLSFDELLDFLDNQESPFVLDSVATHGFLTATIIGRPLPNWIDALFEGHVKEIPENVIDGIHRWRAFIMDELKNEKPIELPFGEDAGDEEIAVDFSDESDIVAWSIGFVDVMYGDDASDWFEAEDTAEDVAILTLPMIVLSGIDDEDPELAEMRADQDKLAQMANSIEGNLTELFLLFHTND
- a CDS encoding YbjQ family protein — encoded protein: MTVQLSNLEHLPNYQITERLDVVYGSTVRSKHVGKDLFAGLKNIVGGELTAYTELLEESRQEAIDRMIIKAESLGADAVVGLRFSTSSIAQGASELFVYGTAVKVVRMQDHSFQNQPPTAPYEQQQSQTPTPAADLPRFNPFG
- a CDS encoding YbjQ family protein, yielding MNNSITQMLFNYAPLIILFVVGWFFGARHERQHLAQLSISEKELNHIIVSTERFYRPTLPANSQGELVIGSVVIAQDYFKMVIARVLSLFGKNLTTYETLLDRARREALVRMRTQAHMKGYSHIYGLRLEVSNINQMGSMVEAIAYGTAVINIEKAK